A genomic window from Sparus aurata chromosome 14, fSpaAur1.1, whole genome shotgun sequence includes:
- the echdc3 gene encoding enoyl-CoA hydratase domain-containing protein 3, mitochondrial: MARRLLCRAVGVFQLSRTSAQLTGSRFYSQTEAEPLTVRQQNNGIRRIILNNPKKRNALSLSMLESLRENILTDVDSDDLRVIIISAKGPVFSSGHDLKELTSTQGREYHTKVFQTCSEVMTLIQDIPVPVIAMVNGVATAAGCQLVASCDVAVVTEKSTFATPGVNVGLFCSTPAVAIGRAVPRKVAMEMLFTGTPISSHDALLHGLVSKVVPEERLEEETLAIAQRVCQASRPVVALGKATFQRQMAQGRDAAYATASKVMVDNLALRDGQEGIRAFIEKRKPVWSNKAEKAHD; encoded by the exons ATGGCTCGTAGGTTGTTGTGCAGAGCTGTCGGAGTGTTTCAGCTCAGCAGGACATCAGCTCAGCTGACAGGGAGTCGGTTTTACTCTCAGACTGAAGCGGAGCCGCTGACAGTGAGACAGCAAAACAACGGAATCAG gAGAATCATTTTAAATAATCCCAAGAAGAGGAATGCCCTGTCTCTGTCCATGCTCGAGTCCCTCAGAGAAAACATCCTCACTGATGTCGACAGCGATGATCTCAGAGTTATTATCATATCAG CCAAAGGTCCAGTGTTTTCCTCCGGACACGACCTGAAGGAGCTGACGTCGACTCAGGGCAGAGAGTATCACACAAAGGTGTTTCAAACCTGTTCAGAG GTGATGACTCTGATACAAGACATACCTGTGCCGGTCATCGCCATGGTGAATGGTGTTGCCACAGCTGCCGGCTGCCAGCTCGTTGCCAGCTGCGACGTTGCCGTGGTTACGGAGAAGTCCACCTTCGCCACTCCGGGCGTCAACGTGGGTCTGTTCTGCTCGACGCCGGCGGTGGCCATCGGGCGAGCCGTGCCGAGGAAG gttgccatggagatgctGTTCACAGGAACTCCCATCTCCTCCCATGATGCTTTGCTGCACGGTCTGGTCAGTAAGGTGGTGCCAGAAGAGCGACTGGAGGAGGAGACGTTAGCCATCGCCCAGCGGGTGTGTCAGGCCAGCCGACCTGTCGTGGCCCTCGGCAAGGCCACTTTTCAGAG ACAAATGGCTCAAGGTCGAGATGCAGCGTATGCCACCGCCTCCAAGGTAATGGTTGACAACTTGGCTCTGAGAGATGGACAGGAGGGGATCCGGGCCTTCATAGAGAAACGCAAACCAGTGTGGAGCAATAAAGCAGAAAAAGCTCATGACTGA